The proteins below come from a single Rosa rugosa chromosome 2, drRosRugo1.1, whole genome shotgun sequence genomic window:
- the LOC133733101 gene encoding uncharacterized protein LOC133733101 — protein MASREHETSAQPWGTLEELLLVCAVNRHGTKRWDSVAKEVKSRSSTTTTAVFTAQNCRDKFDDLKRRFVVSQQNDAESRSGDDDGLAFMVDELRRLRVEELRREVRRRDVSIVSLELKVKKMEEEDRDRSLKAAEAGHPAPVKDLHRDGGGGGEQSELPEKLAGKPNSGGDFVSDSSERENRSFNESNSTSQRSEAKANGVVEKKTDADAEPGPERNQPDPVQTETRSEPASANGKVIDDDDVDDKNDREGGGGAEPTTTGRPGESNELSGSKRAVVKEVRKQNSDVQSSASLTRRRKRRRKGGDSSSGEEPEGGEEVSPATTKRVKLVKLEPLVKVLRIVRSHRLGSVFQRRLRSQESQRYKNLIREHVDLKVVQSRLEKGAYNDCTHKFFRDLLLVFSNAVVFFRRTAPEHVAALELRSLVLKEMNDQLPRPRPAVSTVKPKPNVESDITTTTTSMRPSKSSSIVVCGKRGSINALSENKKGIVRKVEVEEKEAKVKVNGKKVEDSAPVKVEDKGVRKRRSAQERRGERRSRTTTTSNSKNVEAKTKHESGGNEVSMRDGLEAVKTEKKEDVKKKQGAASFLKRMKQNGRRGVGQGKNSSDVSEDESKDSMVDEEEEEEEEEVEEEEEEKKKRTGRKKTEVERKVRLTRSSSGRRGGRGQESGGRGKRGVGRPPKKTETAAAGSGKRGRDNGEADQVGSAGRPRKRTRR, from the exons ATGGCTAGTAGGGAACACGAAACGAGCGCGCAACCGTGGGGCACGTTAGAGGAGCTCTTGCTGGTGTGCGCCGTGAACCGTCACGGCACGAAGCGCTGGGACTCCGTCGCCAAGGAGGTTAAGTCCCGGAGCTCCACGACGACAACGGCGGTGTTCACTGCTCAGAACTGTAGGGACAAGTTCGACGACCTCAAACGCCGCTTCGTCGTCTCGCAGCAAAACGACGCCGAATCGCGAAGCGGCGACGACGACGGGCTGGCGTTTATGGTTGACGAGCTCCGCAGGCTCCGAGTCGAGGAGCTCCGCCGCGAGGTCCGCCGTCGCGACGTTTCGATCGT GTCGTTGGAGTTGAAGGTGAAgaagatggaggaggaggaccGAGACCGGAGCTTGAAGGCGGCGGAGGCGGGGCATCCGGCTCCGGTAAAGGATCTCCATCGCgacggcggcggaggaggagagcAATCGGAGTTGCCGGAGAAACTCGCCGGAAAACCAAACTCCGGCGGAGACTTCGTGTCCGATTCCTCCGAGCGCGAGAACCGATCCTTCAACGAGTCCAATTCCACAAGCCAGAGAAGCGAGGCGAAAGCAAACGGCGTCGTGGAGAAAAAAACGGATGCGGACGCGGAGCCCGGCCCGGAGAGGAACCAACCAGATCCGGTCCAGACCGAGACCCGATCCGAACCGGCCTCCGCCAACGGTAAAGTGATCGACGACGACGACGTGGACGATAAAAACGATCGCGAAGGCGGAGGAGGTGCAGAGCCGACGACGACGGGTCGACCCGGCGAGTCGAACGAGCTGTCGGGGTCGAAACGGGCGGTGGTAAAGGAAGTGAGGAAGCAGAACAGCGATGTTCAAAGCTCGGCTAGCTTGACGAGGAGGAGGAAACGACGTCGTAAAGGTGGCGATAGTAGCAGCGGCGAAGAGCCCGAGGGTGGTGAGGAAGTTTCTCCCGCCACCACGAAACGGGTTAAGCTCGTTAAACTTGAGCCGTTGGTCAAGGTCCTCAGGATCGTCCGCTCGCATCGGCTCGGCTCCGTATTCCAGCGCCGGCTTCGGAGCCAG gAGTCACAAAGGTACAAGAACCTGATTAGGGAACACGTGGACCTCAAGGTGGTCCAATCCAGGCTCGAGAAAGGGGCCTACAACGACTGCACCCACAAGTTCTTCCGCGACCTCCTCCTCGTATTCAGCAACGCCGTCGTTTTCTTCCGCAGGACCGCGCCGGAACACGTGGCGGCTCTAGAGCTACGCTCGCTGGTGTTGAAGGAAATGAACGACCAGCTACCGAGACCTAGACCCGCCGTGAGCACAGTGAAGCCCAAGCCCAATGTAGAGTCCGATAtcactactactactacttccATGAGACCCAGCAAGTCGTCTTCGATCGTTGTGTGCGGTAAACGTGGTTCCATCAATGCATTATCGGAAAACAAGAAAGGAATTGTTAGAAAGGTAGAGGTTGAAGAGAAAGAAGCGAAGGTGAAGGTGAATGGGAAGAAGGTTGAAGACAGTGCACCGGTTAAGGTGGAGGACAAGGGTGTAAGGAAGAGAAGGTCGGCTCAGGAAAGAAGGGGAGAGAGAAGGTCGAGGACGACAACAACGAGTAACAGCAAGAATGTAGAAGCGAAGACAAAGCATGAGTCCGGCGGAAATGAGGTGAGTATGCGTGATGGTTTGGAGGCGGTGAAGACGGAGAAGAAAGAAGACGTGAAGAAGAAGCAAGGCGCGGCGAGCTTTTTGAAGAGAATGAAGCAGAATGGTAGGAGAGGAGTTGGACAGGGTAAGAACTCTTCGGATGTTTCAGAGGATGAGAGTAAGGATAGTATGGTGgatgaagaggaggaggaggaggaggaggaggtggaggaggaggaggaagaaaagaagaagaggacagGGAGGAAGAAAACGGAGGTGGAGAGGAAAGTGAGGTTGACTCGCAGCTCTAGTGGAAGGCGAGGGGGAAGAGGCCAGGAAAGCGGTGGGCGGGGGAAGAGAGGGGTAGGGAGGCCGCCTAAGAAAACAGAGACGGCGGCGGCTGGAAGCGGAAAACGGGGGAGAGACAATGGCGAGGCGGATCAGGTGGGGAGTGCAGGGAGGCCGAGGAAACGAACAAGGAGGTGA
- the LOC133734014 gene encoding receptor-like protein 3, protein MLSGSIPSSVCHNSSPFITLLDFSFNNFSGSISHGIGECSQLKVFRAGNNNLSGLLPQDIYNATMLEEVALPFNFLNGVISDRIVNLTNLAILDLHFNQLSGMIPLHIGKLSKLKLLFLHFNNFEGSVPPSLMNCSNLRELNLGINYLEGNISTLNFSRLSKLSKLDLGQNLLTGILPSSLYSCRSLRAIRLSHNDLEGEIQPEILSLTSLSFLSLGFNRLTNISRAMRILGRCKSLVYLSFAFGFRGGELPADLGVVDFDGLQNLRLLALDDCGFTGQIPVWLSKVKKLEVLDMSFNSLTGSSPSWLVNLPRLNFLNLEANLISGEFPKELCRLPMWVSEKTANQEDDIELELPVYGSRGPTVFVQYTLSYFPPAMDLKSNNISGSIPIEIGQLRLLRHLDLSNNNFSVNIPEQISNLKNMETLYLSKNHLSGKIPSSLSWLSFLKDFDVSYNNLDGEIPTSTQLQSFSASAFEGNPKLCGTPLPTECQPTKGKDADNNNINEDSTEDEDEDQIPWLHVFVILGFILGFWGVCGPLVLKKKWRYAYFEVLDNAHNRIYVMVIRCIAKMQRRLRS, encoded by the coding sequence ATGTTGTCAGGGTCTATCCCCTCATCGGTTTGTCATAATTCTTCACCCTTCATTACGTTATTGGACTTCTCCTTCAACAATTTCAGTGGCAGTATATCTCATGGAATAGGGGAGTGTTCCCAACTAAAGGTTTTTCGTGCCGGGAACAATAACCTTTCGGGATTACTTCCACAAGATATCTATAATGCTACCATGCTTGAAGAAGTTGCATTACCATTCAATTTTCTTAATGGAGTCATTAGTGATAGAATCGTCAACCTCACCAACCTCGCAATTCTTGACCTCCACTTTAATCAATTGAGTGGCATGATCCCCCTACACATTGGGAAACTCTCCAAGTTGAAACTCTTGTTCCTTCATTTCAACAATTTCGAAGGTTCTGTACCCCCATCTCTGATGAATTGCTCTAACCTTAGAGAGCTGAATCTTGGAATCAACTATCTGGAAGGAAATATCTCTACCCTTAATTTCTCGAGACTAAGTAAACTTAGTAAACTTGATCTTGGTCAGAATCTGCTCACTGGTATCTTACCAAGTAGCCTTTACTCATGCCGGTCTCTTAGAGCAATTCGACTGAGTCATAACGATTTAGAAGGAGAAATTCAACCTGAGATTCTATCATTGACATCCTTGTCCTTCCTCTCGCTCGGTTTCAATAGGTTGACCAATATCTCAAGGGCAATGAGGATATTGGGGCGTTGCAAAAGTCTTGTATACTTATCCTTCGCCTTTGGTTTTCGAGGTGGGGAGTTGCCGGCTGATCTTGGCGTGGTTGATTTTGATGGACTACAAAATCTTCGGCTTTTGGCTTTAGATGATTGTGGCTTCACTGGTCAAATACCTGTATGGTTATCTAAGGTAAAGAAGCTAGAGGTCTTGGATATGTCTTTTAATAGTTTAACAGGTTCCAGTCCTAGTTGGTTGGTGAATCTTCCAAGGCTCAATTTTTTGAACTTGGAAGCTAACCTAATTTCAGGTGAATTTCCAAAGGAACTTTGTAGGCTCCCGATGTGGGTATCCGAAAAGACTGCTAATCAAGAGGATGATATCGAGCTTGAATTGCCTGTCTATGGATCCCGAGGTCCAACAGTGTTTGTACAATACACATTGTCTTACTTTCCTCCTGCAATGGACTTAAAGAGTAATAACATTAGTGGTAGCATACCTATTGAGATTGGCCAATTGCGGCTTCTCCGTCATTTGGATCTTAGCAACAACAACTTCTCAGTAAACATTCCAGAGCAGATATCAAACCTTAAGAACATGGAGACATTGTACCTTTCCAAGAATCATTTGTCTGGGAAAATTCCATCGTCACTCTCGTGGCTTAGTTTTCTGAAAGACTTTGATGTTTCATACAATAACCTTGACGGCGAAATACCAACAAGCACTCAGCTCCAGAGCTTCAGTGCATCGGCATTTGAGGGGAATCCGAAACTTTGTGGCACTCCACTTCCAACTGAGTGTCAGCCAACTAAAGGCAAGGATGCAGATAACAATAACATTAATGAAGATAGTACggaggatgaggatgaagatCAAATTCCATGGTTGCATGTTTTTGTTATTCTTGGGTTCATTTTAGGATTTTGGGGTGTTTGTGGCCCTTTGGTGCTGAAGAAGAAGTGGAGGTATGCATATTTCGAAGTCCTAGACAATGCTCATAATAGGATTTATGTGATGGTAATCAGGTGTATAGCCAAAATGCAGAGAAGGCTTAGAAGCTAG
- the LOC133730117 gene encoding uncharacterized protein LOC133730117 — MWTNFTKLFPGKVMKDQMWACAKATTLPYFQKEMNEMKSLDDDAYKWMTALERPAIHWCRAFFNTDVDCDIMINNICESFNAWILDARGKPPVTMFEELRVKLMRRIAVRKEKMEGYHGNICPKPRAIIETNKEKAVVDCIATFNGGDIAEVDNIEGSKNVVNLAMRTCTCRR; from the exons ATGTGGACAAATTTCACAAAGCTCTTTCCGGGAAAGGTCATGAAGGATCAAATGTGGGCTTGTGCCAAGGCAACCACCTTGCCTTATTTTCAGAAAGAAATGAATGAGATGAAAAGCCTAGATGATGATGCCTACAAGTGGATGACAG CACTCGAGAGACCAGCTATACATTGGTGTCGGGCTTTCTTCAACACAGATGTGGACTGTGACATCATGATTAACAACATCTGTGAGAGTTTCAATGCCTGGATATTAGATGCTAGGGGTAAGCCCCCTGTGACTATGTTTGAAGAATTAAGGGTGAAGCTAATGAGACGGATTGCAGTGAGGAAGGAAAAAATGGAAGGATACCATGGGAATATCTGCCCCAAGCCAAGGGCTATTATAGAGACAAACAAGGAAAAGGCTGTTGTGGATTGTATTGCAACATTCAATGGTGGAGACATTGCTGAGGTTGACAATATTGAGGGATCAAAGAATGTTGTGAACCTTGCAATGAGGACATGCACTTGCAGGAGGTGA
- the LOC133734271 gene encoding non-structural maintenance of chromosomes element 4 homolog A-like encodes MAEKECTVNFELLNFGQDPVPRRELRSDYLAVRSFTSEKRDDLMSPDSMKFDVIIDIVDKLHEQVQLPREQVADAQALNTVVASVMSHSNGETTPSDFITGLITYFGQVNRPSVNKDNAHVSLKWKDIGFSVSPILKRAVGCCIMLGPMNIEIKQRKVAVHAGKPTTNHLPKEVLVCVLYEKCFAINNEGGERTDTDLNMATMFEILKNKKRVELSCLILNRRSFAQTVENLFALSFLAKDGRVRIAVEANGSHIVSPTNGPVANEVAYHHFVFRFDFKDWKIMMEMVAVGEELMPHRDSTKCTPASEEQPAAFNSQTATALHTTRIQKLTRNHALVVQQKSAAEEFFENDDAVGATELRRCKRRLSFNTCLSGSLS; translated from the exons ATGGCTGAGAAAGAGTGTACCGTCAATTTTGAGCTACTCAACTTCGGCCAAGACCCGGTGCCACGGCGAGAGCTCCGCTCCGACTACCTCGCCGTCCGGAGCTTCACCAGTG AGAAAAGAGACGATTTAATGAGTCCGGATTCGATGAAGTTTGATGTGATCATTGATATAGTTGACAAACTGCATGAGCAAG TTCAGCTTCCGAGAGAACAAGTAGCGGATGCACAAGCACTTAACACAGTGGTGGCCTCTGTTATGTCACATTCTAATGGGGAAACTACCCCCAGCGATTTCATTACCGGTTTGATTACATATTTCGGGCAAGTCAATAGGCCATCAGTGAACAAAGATAATGCCCATGTCTCACTAAAATGGAAAGATATTGGATTTTCTGTTTCACCAATACTCAAGAGGGCTGTTGGATGTTGCATAAT GCTTGGACCCATGAATATTGAGATTAAGCAAAGGAAGGTTGCTGTCCACGCCGGAAAGCCTACCACAAATCATCTGCCCAAGGAAGTCCTCGTTTGTGTGTTGTATGAAAAATGTTTTGCT ATCAATAATGAAGGAGGCGAAAGAACTGATACAGATTTGAACATGGCAACAATGTTTGAGATTttaaagaacaagaaaagggtGGAACTCAGTTGTTTGATACTAAACAGAAGGTCTTTTGCACAGACAGTGGAGAATCTATTTGCTCTGTCATTTCTGGCAAAAGACGGCAGAGTTAGAATTGCTGTCGAAGCAAATGGTTCTCATATTGTTT CTCCTACGAATGGTCCTGTTGCCAATGAAGTGGCTTATCACCATTTTGTGTTCCGATTTGATTTCAAGGACTGGAAG ATAATGATGGAAATGGTGGCTGTTGGTGAGGAGCTGATGCCTCATAGAGACAGCACAAAGTGCACACCTGCCTCTGAGGAGCAACCAGCAGCATTCAATTCCCAAACAGCGACAGCCTTACACACAACCCGGATTCAAAAACTTACCAGAAACCATGCCCTGGTTGTGCAGCAAAAATCTGCTGCAGAAGAATTCTTTGAAAATGATGATGCTGTTGGAGCCACAGAACTTCGCAGGTGTAAGCGCAGGCTTTCGTTTAATACATGTTTAAGCGGAAGCTTAAGTTGA
- the LOC133731726 gene encoding non-structural maintenance of chromosomes element 4 homolog A-like yields MPRTAKRERSAGQGRGVDDGEEAERLRAVKRERLNSEQVENESTDQDAGQRRALRSDYNEILNLISEKRNELLKPESEKFGVIIGRVEKLHELVQKPREQVADAEALLDITNTLVTSVKSQSSAGITPSDFITCLIRDFGQLRDGHASIRWKDVGVAVAPIFKRAHGCCTMLGPMNTEYKERKAAVRTRRIKPTTTDEPEEIDAQEEEKTDTDRNMSTMFEILRKKKRVRLECLILNRMFFAQTVENLFALSFLVKDGRAEIIVDANRAHFVAPRNAAKATEVASREVVYRHFVFRFDFKDWKLMKDMVPDGEELMPHRIPANSEPASQEEPAAYVSQTGHTTPIRKLSRNRGRMVQEEAIVEESPEYDNDRAAGGALRRSKRKL; encoded by the exons ATGCCGAGGACCGCGAAACGCGAACGGAGCGCCGGTCAAGGCCGTGGCGTCGACGACGGCGAGGAGGCGGAGCGGCTCCGAGCCGTGAAGCGCGAGCGACTCAATTCCGAGCAGGTTGAAAATGAGTCAACGGATCAAGACGCCGGTCAACGGCGAGCTCTCCGATCTGACTACAATGAAATCCTGAACCTCATTAGTG AGAAGAGGAATGAGTTATTGAAGCCGGAGTCGGAGAAGTTTGGCGTCATCATCGGTAGAGTTGAGAAGTTGCATGAGCTAG ttcagAAGCCAAGAGAGCAAGTGGCAGATGCAGAGGCACTGTTAGACATAACCAACACATTGGTGACCTCTGTCAAGTCACAGTCCAGTGCTGGCATTACCCCATCGGACTTCATTACCTGTTTGATTCGAGATTTTGGGCAATTAAGGGATGGCCATGCCTCGATTCGGTGGAAAGATGTTGGGGTTGCTGTGGCACCAATTTTCAAGAGGGCTCATGGTTGCTGTACAAT GCTTGGACCCATGAATACTGAGTATAAGGAAAGGAAGGCGGCTGTTCGTACTAGACGAATAAAGCCTACCACAACTGATGAGCCTGAGGAG ATTGATGcacaggaagaagaaaaaactgaTACAGATAGGAATATGTCAACGATGTTTGAGATATTAAGAAAGAAGAAACGCGTCCGACTGGAATGTTTAATATTAAACAGAATGTTCTTTGCACAGACAGTTGAGAATTTATTCGCTCTTTCATTCCTTGTTAAAGATGGCCGGGCTGAAATCATAGTTGATGCAAATCGCGCTCATTTTGTTG cacCAAGGAATGCTGCCAAGGCCACTGAAGTGGCATCTCGTGAGGTTGTTTATAGACACTTTGTGTTCCGATTTGATTTCAAGGACTGGAAG TTGATGAAGGATATGGTGCCTGATGGTGAGGAGCTAATGCCACATAGAATCCCTGCCAACTCCGAACCTGCCTCCCAGGAGGAACCAGCTGCATACGTGTCCCAAACAGGACACACAACTCCAATTCGAAAGCTTTCCAGGAATCGCGGCCGgatggtgcaggaagaagctATTGTAGAAGAATCCCCTGAATATGATAATGACCGTGCTGCTGGAGGCGCACTTCGCAGGTCTAAGCGCAAGCTATAG